Proteins co-encoded in one Pseudomonas fluorescens genomic window:
- a CDS encoding plastocyanin/azurin family copper-binding protein, translated as MKTRLLAVVCLMLSMPVWAQEVKVDIKEFMFGPKDLTVAVGTKVTWVNDDQIPHTVAETHKVFRSGALDTHDSFSWVFNTPGEFEYFCVLHPQMIGKIVVTQ; from the coding sequence ATGAAAACGCGACTGTTGGCCGTGGTGTGCCTGATGTTGTCGATGCCGGTGTGGGCGCAGGAGGTGAAAGTCGATATCAAGGAGTTCATGTTCGGCCCCAAGGATCTGACCGTGGCCGTGGGCACCAAGGTGACGTGGGTCAATGACGACCAGATCCCGCACACGGTGGCCGAAACCCACAAGGTGTTTCGCTCCGGGGCGCTGGACACCCATGACAGTTTTTCCTGGGTGTTCAATACGCCGGGCGAGTTCGAGTATTTCTGCGTGCTGCATCCGCAGATGATCGGCAAGATCGTGGTCACTCAATAA
- a CDS encoding metallophosphoesterase family protein, with protein MDNQTKHPLRTDGLLHNPDRRTLLKCSAWAGAGVLWALSGGIPRAFAMDEAGNVTDPKALASTFHFVQISDSHIGFNKDANPEPVKTLQVAIDKVIALPKRPSLILHTGDITHLSKAEEFDTAAQVLKGLPSTVHYIPGEHDTLDEGGGKLYLERYGKGTKGNGWYSFDDHGVHFIALVNVFNFQAGHEANLGVDQLAWLADDLRAVSTSTPIVVFTHIPLWTIYQPWGWGTEDGDQAIAMLRKYGSVTVLNGHIHQVIQKVEGNITFHTARGTAYPQPAPGAAPSPGPMTVAADQLRNYLGITEVRATQGDHPLALIDSTLV; from the coding sequence ATGGACAATCAAACAAAACATCCACTGCGCACCGACGGCTTGCTGCATAACCCGGACCGGCGAACGCTGCTCAAATGCTCGGCATGGGCCGGGGCCGGTGTCCTCTGGGCCTTGAGCGGTGGCATTCCCAGAGCCTTTGCGATGGATGAAGCAGGTAACGTCACCGACCCCAAGGCGTTGGCCAGCACCTTTCATTTCGTGCAGATCAGTGACTCGCACATCGGCTTCAACAAGGACGCCAACCCGGAGCCGGTGAAAACCCTGCAAGTGGCAATCGACAAGGTCATCGCACTGCCGAAACGGCCGTCGCTGATCCTGCACACCGGCGACATCACCCACCTGTCCAAGGCCGAGGAATTTGACACCGCAGCACAGGTACTCAAAGGCCTGCCGTCGACCGTGCATTACATCCCCGGCGAACACGACACCCTCGACGAGGGCGGCGGCAAGCTCTATCTGGAACGCTACGGCAAGGGCACCAAAGGCAATGGCTGGTACAGCTTCGATGACCACGGCGTGCATTTCATCGCGCTGGTCAATGTCTTCAACTTCCAGGCTGGCCATGAAGCCAACCTCGGCGTCGATCAACTGGCGTGGCTGGCCGATGATCTGCGGGCAGTTTCGACCAGCACGCCGATCGTGGTGTTCACCCACATTCCGCTGTGGACGATCTATCAGCCCTGGGGCTGGGGCACCGAGGATGGCGATCAGGCGATTGCGATGCTGCGCAAGTACGGCTCGGTGACGGTGCTGAACGGGCACATTCATCAGGTGATCCAGAAGGTCGAAGGCAACATCACCTTCCACACCGCCCGTGGCACGGCCTATCCGCAACCGGCACCGGGCGCGGCACCGTCGCCGGGGCCGATGACGGTGGCGGCCGATCAGTTGCGCAACTATCTGGGGATTACCGAAGTGCGGGCGACACAGGGCGATCATCCGCTGGCGTTGATCGATTCGACACTGGTCTAG
- a CDS encoding sigma-70 family RNA polymerase sigma factor, producing MNRFEELVAPHLDAAYNLARWLTGSDSAARDVVQESALRAFRYLQRFTDGNAKAWFLTIVRNESYTWLKASAGRHWVPVDYETDHHEGALSHHQTPELLAIHTENAALIQRALSALPPAFREVIVLKELEDMPYKDIALVVDIPIGTVMSRLARARAMLKLELLKWHEHE from the coding sequence ATGAATCGATTCGAGGAACTGGTTGCGCCGCACCTGGACGCGGCTTACAACCTCGCGCGCTGGCTTACGGGCAGCGACAGCGCCGCGCGAGACGTGGTGCAGGAAAGCGCGTTGCGTGCCTTCCGGTATTTGCAGCGTTTCACTGACGGCAATGCCAAGGCCTGGTTCCTGACCATCGTGCGCAACGAAAGCTACACCTGGCTCAAGGCCTCGGCCGGGCGCCACTGGGTGCCTGTCGACTACGAAACCGATCACCACGAAGGCGCCTTGAGCCACCACCAGACGCCGGAACTGCTGGCCATTCACACGGAAAACGCGGCACTGATCCAGCGGGCATTGAGCGCCTTGCCGCCGGCCTTTCGCGAGGTCATCGTGCTCAAGGAGCTCGAAGACATGCCCTACAAGGACATCGCCCTGGTGGTCGATATTCCCATCGGCACGGTCATGTCGAGGCTGGCCCGGGCCCGTGCGATGCTCAAGCTCGAATTACTGAAGTGGCACGAACATGAATGA
- a CDS encoding anti-sigma factor family protein — MNELDCAICRTQLHGFLDQELDPEVAAQVAAHLNTCGECSRRHAEAKVLKISVKRHAPYYAAPESLLASVLAAQTPASPSRRWQNWFAPAFSAAALALALVLYVATPGSEQPLMDEAVSSHIRSLMGEHLNDVVSSDRHTVKPWFTGKLDFSPPVVDYAAQGFPLLGGRLDYLQHQTTAALSYGRAKHIINVFILPTPEADKPLQSQAIRGFNVVSWQANHMRFVLVSDVEKGELEALGQLLRKGA; from the coding sequence ATGAATGAACTCGATTGCGCGATTTGCCGCACGCAACTGCACGGTTTTCTGGATCAGGAACTTGATCCGGAGGTGGCTGCGCAAGTGGCTGCGCATCTGAACACCTGCGGCGAGTGTTCCCGACGGCATGCCGAGGCGAAGGTGCTGAAGATCAGTGTGAAGCGCCACGCGCCCTATTACGCGGCACCGGAATCACTGCTCGCCAGTGTGTTGGCCGCGCAAACGCCCGCCTCGCCGAGTCGGCGTTGGCAAAACTGGTTCGCCCCGGCATTTTCCGCAGCAGCACTGGCGCTGGCGCTGGTGCTCTACGTGGCAACGCCCGGCAGCGAACAACCGTTGATGGACGAAGCCGTCTCCAGCCATATCCGCTCGTTGATGGGCGAACACTTGAACGACGTGGTGTCTTCCGACCGCCATACCGTCAAACCCTGGTTCACCGGCAAGCTCGATTTCTCGCCGCCGGTCGTGGACTACGCGGCACAGGGCTTCCCACTGCTCGGCGGGCGGCTGGATTACCTGCAACACCAGACCACCGCCGCCCTGAGTTACGGCCGGGCCAAACACATCATCAATGTGTTTATCCTGCCGACGCCGGAGGCCGACAAACCCTTGCAGAGCCAGGCGATTCGCGGCTTCAACGTGGTTTCCTGGCAGGCAAACCACATGCGGTTCGTACTGGTTTCCGATGTGGAAAAAGGCGAACTGGAAGCGCTCGGGCAA